In Elaeis guineensis isolate ETL-2024a chromosome 1, EG11, whole genome shotgun sequence, a genomic segment contains:
- the LOC105061372 gene encoding squamosa promoter-binding-like protein 1, protein MEPKVGGKRQQFYGAGTSSGLGKKGLEWDLNGWKWDGNHCVATPLNYVSEDRWNKQLMSAPAARGLSNGSSFCPEETDLGITGKGKAELEKRRRVTVAADDEPSDGSLTLKLGGHASELVEADVANWEGKNGNRSKLAGGNSSRSSCQVEGCGADLSNAKDYHRRHKVCEMHSKTSMAIVGNVMQRFCQQCSRFHLLQEFDEGKRSCRRRLAGHNLRRRKTNPDANTAVGSLNDNHASSFLLISLLRVLANLQSDSSGQSKDQDLLTHLLRNLANLAGSSDARNLPGLPQASQDLHKFGISAGTSSEAGNVLHGNGLVVQESSRPLSLPSKVACTTGFPVPSMRPLDHSASAVASVEIHLEKNIAEASLGETALTIPAPCSATLVPVEDVLSVKAQDLCSSQSILHAESILERDRIKDFDLNVYSDEQDGEEACDLPIALATQATGSPNCPSWMPQQSSPNQTSHNSDSSSVQSLSSNRDIQSRTDRIVFKLFGKNPNDVPLVLQTQIFNWLSHSPTDMESYIRPGCIILTVYLRLAESLWEELSHDLNSSLNRLLCISHDDFWRTGWVYARVPHRMAFIYNGQVVLDTPLPLRSPNPCNILCITPIAAAVSAKVNFTVKCFNLALSASRLLCAFEGEYLVQEATQNFLGGSNTGKEHEGCQSFSFHCSLPRAMGRGFIEVEDDGLSSASFPFIVAEEDMCSEICMLESAINVSSCGDLLDDRMDAINARNQAMDFLQEMGWLLRRSHLRSKSEQYSCSNVFSMTRFRWLMSFALNREWCAVVKKLLDILFQGNIDLGGQSPVQFALSEDLLHRAVRRKSKPMVELLLRYKLNTATEKTGPDSFLFGPAMLGPSNITPLHIAATISGAERLLDALTDDPGQLGIRAWSSVHDSTGFTPEDYARSRGHISYIQLVRKKISDKPDKGHVVLHINGNDDATYKQAGPCSGKPSGFQIDKSKIKPAPPPYCKRCNQQLAYSRSMSSSLLYRPAMLAMVGIAAVCVCVALLFKGPPEVLLVYPPFRWELLDYGYI, encoded by the exons ATGGAGCCTAAAGTTGGAGGCAAAAGACAACAATTTTATGGTGCTGGAACATCCAGTGGACTTGGGAAGAAAGGCCTGGAATGGGATTTGAACGGCTGGAAATGGGATGGTAATCACTGTGTGGCTACTCCTTTGAATTATGTTTCAGAAGACCGCTGGAACAAGCAACTGATGTCTGCTCCAGCTGCCAGAGGGCTTTCCAACGGCTCATCCTTTTGCCCTGAAGAGACTGATTTGGGAATCACTGGGAAAGGGAAAGCAGAACTTGAGAAGCGGAGGAGGGTTACGGTGGCAGCTGATGATGAGCCTTCTGATGGATCTCTTACTCTAAAGCTTGGAGGACATGCCTCTGAATTGGTTGAGGCAGACGTTGCAAACTGGGAAGGGAAGAATGGAAACAGGAGCAAGTTGGCCGGGGGAAATTCTAGCCGCTCCTCTTGCCAGGTGGAGGGTTGTGGTGCTGACCTGAGCAATGCCAAAGACTACCATAGACGACACAAAGTTTGTGAGATGCACTCCAAGACCAGTATGGCAATTGTCGGAAATGTTATGCAGCGTTTCTGCCAGCAATGTAGTAG GTTTCAccttcttcaagaatttgatgAAGGAAAGAGAAGTTGTCGTCGACGTTTGGCTGGCCATAATCTAAGGAGGAGAAAAACCAATCCCGATGCCAACACGGCTGTAGGTTCTTTGAATGACAATCATGCCAGTAGCTTTCTATTGATAAGTCTACTAAGAGTGCTGGCCAATTTACAAT CTGATAGCTCTGGCCAATCAAAAGATCAGGACCTTCTGACTCATCTTTTGAGGAACCTTGCAAATCTTGCTGGTTCATCTGATGCAAGAAATCTTCCTGGACTCCCGCAGGCATCTCAAGATCTGCACAAATTTGGAATTTCTGCTGGGACATCATCAGAAGCAGGCAATGTTTTACATGGCAATGGTCTTGTTGTTCAAGAATCCTCCAGGCCCTTGTCTTTACCTTCTAAAGTAGCTTGTACCACTGGGTTTCCAGTTCCTTCTATGAGACCTCTTGATCATTCAGCTTCTGCTGTGGCTTCAGTGGAGATACATTTAGAAAAGAATATTGCTGAAGCTTCTCTTGGTGAGACTGCACTGACAATTCCTGCTCCATGTTCTGCAACCTTGGTGCCTGTAGAAGATGTCCTGTCTGTGAAAGCACAGGATCTATGCTCATCGCAGAGTATTCTGCATGCAGAATCTATATTGGAGAGAGATAGGATAAAGGACTTTGATTTAAACGTGTATAGTGATGAACAAGATGGTGAAGAAGCATGTGATCTCCCAATTGCCCTTGCAACTCAGGCTACAGGTTCCCCTAATTGCCCTTCTTGGATGCCGCagcaatcaagtccaaatcagaCAAGTCATAATTCGGATTCATCATCAGTACAATCACTGAGTTCTAATAGAGATATTCAG AGTCGAACAGATAGAATTGTGTTTAAACTCTTTGGCAAAAATCCAAATGATGTTCCTCTTGTCTTACAAACACAG ATTTTCAACTGGTTATCACATAGTCCTACTGATATGGAGAGTTATATTAGACCTGGTTGTATCATTCTAACAGTTTATCTTCGCCTAGCTGAGTCTCTGTGGGAGGAG CTTTCCCATGATCTGAATTCCAGCCTGAACAGGCTTTTATGTATTTCCCATGATGACTTTTGGAGAACAGGATGGGTATATGCTAGGGTACCACATCGTATGGCCTTTATATACAACG GTCAGGTTGTGCTAGACACACCCTTGCCTCTTCGAAGTCCTAATCCTTGTAACATCTTGTGCATCACACCTATTGCTGCTGCTGTTTCTGCAAAGGTTAACTTCACAGTGAAATGCTTTAATCTAGCGCTTTCTGCTTCGAG GTTACTTTGTGCGTTTGAGGGTGAGTATTTGGTCCAAGAAGCAACACAAAATTTTCTGGGGGGTTCTAATACTGGCAAGGAGCATGAAGGGTGCCAGAGCTTCAGCTTCCATTGCTCCCTTCCTAGAGCAATGGGGAGAGGATTTATTGAG GTTGAAGATGATGGTCTTAGCAGTGCCTCCTTTCCCTTCATAGTTGCAGAAGAGGATATGTGCTCTGAAATCTGTATGCTAGAGAGTGCAATCAATGTGTCCTCATGTGGTGACCTCTTGGATGATAGAATGGATGCAATAAATGCCAGGAATCAGGCAATGGACTTTTTACAGGAAATGGGGTGGCTTCTCCGAAGGAGTCACTTAAGGTCTAAATCTGAACAGTATTCTTGCTCAAATGTCTTTTCCATGACACGTTTCAGGTGGCTCATGTCATTTGCCCTGAATCGTGAGTGGTGTGCTGTTGTCAAGAAACTTCTAGATATATTATTTCAAGGAAACATAGATTTAGGTGGGCAGTCTCCTGTTCAGTTTGCCTTGTCAGAAGATCTCCTTCACAGGGCTGTTAGGAGAAAGTCAAAGCCAATGGTGGAACTCCTACTAAGATACAAACTAAATACAGCTACAGAGAAGACGGGTCCTGATAGCTTCTTGTTTGGACCTGCCATGCTTGGACCCTCAAATATAACGCCTCTTCACATAGCAGCTACCATTAGTGGAGCTGAGAGACTATTAGATGCATTGACTGATGATCCTGGACAG TTGGGAATCAGAGCATGGAGTAGTGTTCATGACAGCACTGGTTTCACTCCTGAAGACTATGCCCGTTCCAGAGGCCACATATCCTACATACAATTGGTTCGAAAGAAAATTAGTGATAAACCAGACAAAGGTCATGTGGTCCTTCACATCAATGGCAATGATGATGCCACTTACAAGCAAGCAGGACCATGTTCTGGTAAACCAAGCGGCTTTCAGATTGATAAGAGCAAAATCAAACCAGCGCCACCTCCATATTGCAAGCGCTGCAATCAGCAGCTGGCTTACAGTAGATCCATGAGCAGCTCATTGTTGTACAGACCTGCAATGCTTGCAATGGTGGGCATTGCTGCGGTCTGTGTCTGTGTGGCTTTGCTGTTCAAAGGCCCACCAGAGGTTCTGCTTGTCTACCCTCCGTTCAGGTGGGAACTGCTGGACTATGGTTATATCTGA